One part of the Marmota flaviventris isolate mMarFla1 chromosome 4, mMarFla1.hap1, whole genome shotgun sequence genome encodes these proteins:
- the LOC114097602 gene encoding coiled-coil domain-containing protein 82-like, which yields MASYALKIEKRKKSFEKVNDSEKESCPSSDEEEEEDSEYDEDRDNYIIDDFVVQDEEGDEENKNQQEKKLTTSQLKLVKQNSLYSFSDHYTHFERVVKALLINDLDESFLGSLYDGTRQKLYAQDMLTSLHYLDNRFVQPSLESLASRIRWKEQYKERVENYSNVSIHWKNPENCSCQACGLHRHCRYSVHLSGKLYNTRTMETDDFMSHDKRVFTVGRICADRTRIYHKLKHFKFKLYQECCSLAKTEEVEDEQVKESVERIFSQSTENGWIKEKYGQLEEYLNFVDYFQDEKFD from the exons ATGGCAAGCTATgcacttaaaatagaaaaaagaaagaaaagctttgaAAAAGTTAAC GACTCTGAAAAGGAATCCTGCCCAAGCAgtgatgaagaggaggaggaggattctGAATATGATGAAGATAGAGATAATTATATTATTGATGACTTTGTAGTACAAGATGAGGAGGGTgatgaagagaataaaaatcaacaagaaaaaaaattgactacCTCTCAATTGAAATTAGTAAAACAgaattctctttattcttttagtgACCACTATACTCACTTTGAAAGAGTTGTAAAGGCCCTTCTGATCAATGATTTAGATGAATCTTTTCTGGGATCATTGTATGATGGCACCAGGCAAAAATTGTATGCCCAAGATATGTTGACATCTCTTCATTATTTGGATAATCGCTTTGTTCAGCCCAGTCTAGAGAGTTTAGCTTCTAGAATTCGTTGGAAAGAGCAATATAAGGAGCGGGTAGAAAATTATTCTAATGTGAGTATCCATTGGAAGAATCCTGAAAACTGTTCCTGTCAGGCTTGTGGATTGCATCGCCACTGCAGATATTCAGTGCATTTATCAGGAAAGTTGTATAATACCAGGACTATGGAAACAGATGATTTTATGTCACATGATAAACGGGTGTTTACTGTTGGCAGAATATGTGCTGATCGTACCAGAATTTATCATAAACTGAAACATTTTAAGTTCAAACTCTACCAGGAATGTTGCTCTCTTGCAAAGACAGAAGAAGTTGAGGATGAACAGGTTAAAGAAAGTGTGGAAAGAATTTTCAGTCAGTCAACAGAAAATGGCTGGATTAAAGAGAAATATGGTCAACTTGAAGAATATCTCAATTTTGTGGATTACTTTCAAGATGAGAAGTTTGActga